One genomic segment of Brassica napus cultivar Da-Ae chromosome A3, Da-Ae, whole genome shotgun sequence includes these proteins:
- the LOC106444048 gene encoding histidine-containing phosphotransfer protein 4, whose product MQRQVALIKQSLFDQGYLDEQFIELEELQDDANPNFVEEVATLYFKDSARLISNIEQALERGSFDFNRLDNYMHQFKGSSTSIGASKVKTECTMFREYCRVGNVEGCLRTFKQLKKEHATLRKKLEQYFQLARQAGPKETARRPK is encoded by the exons atgCAGAGGCAAGTGGCACTCATTAAGCAGTCCCTCTTTGATCAG GGATATCTCGATGAACAATTCATAGAGTTAGAAGAGCTCCAAGATGATGCAAACCCTAATTTTGTTGAAGAAGTTGCAACATTATACTTCAAAGATTCAGCTCGATTAATCAGTAACATTGAGCAAGCTTT GGAAAGAGGATCATTTGATTTCAATCGGCTGGATAATTACATGCATCAGTTTAAGGGCAGCAGCACAAG CATCGGTGCGAGTAAGGTGAAAACTGAATGCACTATGTTTAGGGAATACTGCAGAGTTGGAAATGTTGAAGG ATGCTTGAGGACTTTCAAGCAACTGAAGAAAGAGCACGCAACGTTGAGAAAGAAGCTTGAACAATATTTCCAG TTGGCAAGACAGGCGGGGCCCAAGGAGACAGCACGTAGGCCCAAGTAA
- the LOC106442231 gene encoding uncharacterized protein LOC106442231: MADKLARSARTQSSAMVYVDSVPPKYICGFMNVARHSAFGKGAAEIVLSAGVWIKKKRSEIEESMWLSHKPWIPRPMLSVHVRMGDKACEIRVAPLEEYMRLADRIRERFPKLNRIWLSTEMKEVVDISKEYGQWRFYYVEVARQVGNNLMAEYEASLEREMSTNYPLVKFLMASEADFFIGALGSTWCFLIDAMRNTGGKLMSGFLSVNKDRFW; the protein is encoded by the exons ATGGCGGACAAACTAGCACGAAGTGCTAGGACTCAGTCTTCTGCGATGGTTTATGTTGATTCAGTTCCTCCGA AATACATTTGCGGTTTTATGAACGTTGCTAGACATTCTGCATTTGGAAAAGGAGCTGCTGAGATTGTTCTCTCTGCAGGAGTTTGGATAAAGAAGAAGAGGTCGGAGATTGAGGAAAGCATGTGGTTGAGTCACAAGCCGTGGATACCGAGGCCAATGCTGAGCGTGCATGTGCGTATGGGAGACAAAGCTTGCGAGATAAGAGTCGCACCTTTAGAAGAGTATATGCGTTTGGCTGATAGGATAAGAGAACGGTTTCCGAAGCTCAACAGGATCTGGCTCTCTACGGAGATGAAGGAAGTTGTGGACATAAGTAAAGAGTATGGTCAGTGGAGATTCTATTACGTGGAAGTGGCGAGACAAGTTGGTAATAACTTGATGGCTGAGTATGAAGCTAGCCTTGAGAGAGAGATGAGCACGAACTATCCTCTTGTTAAATTTTTGATGGCGTCAGAAGCTGACTTCTTCATCGGAGCTTTGGGCTCCACTTGGTGTTTCCTCATTGATGCTATGAGGAATACCGGTGGTAAACTCATGTCCGGTTTTCTCAGTGTCAATAAAGACCGGTTCTGGTAA